In Pseudomonas leptonychotis, the genomic stretch CCAATTCAGCCTGCTCGGCATACACTCGCGCCTGCTTGAAATCTGTGCCTTGCATGGCCGTTTGCGCCAGGGCGAGCTTTTTCTCAGCCAAAGCCAACGAAGCCGATTGCTCAGCAGAAACACCCAGAGCTTGGGCTTGGCTAAGCGCCTGCTCAGTCAAGCGCAGCTGTTCATTAGGCGCAGGGGCCGATGCACAGGCGCTGAGCATGAACGGCAGCAGTGCCGCACAAATATGTCGATAAATCACAGAATTCCCCTACTGTTCAGCGTCACCGGCGGGGGTGGGCTGTTGATCTTTCCAGCGCTGCAAGTTGCGCTGCAACAAGGTTTCAGGCAAACCGCTGGCGACTGCCTCGGTCATTTTCTTCGCCAACATGCCGCGCAGCCAAGGGTCGTTGCAGGCCGAGTTATGTGACAGCGTCAGGTACAACCCTTCACTGGAGATCGGCGGGTCGAGTACCAGCAG encodes the following:
- a CDS encoding DUF4398 domain-containing protein, with amino-acid sequence MIYRHICAALLPFMLSACASAPAPNEQLRLTEQALSQAQALGVSAEQSASLALAEKKLALAQTAMQGTDFKQARVYAEQAELDARLAEAEHLTQKSQMQLAELSNAINRLRKQLGGLQ